The genomic interval CGAAGGCGTGCGCGCGTTCTACGGGTCGGTGGAGGCCCTGAAGGGCGTGTCGCTCCGCGTGTCGCGGGGAGAGGTCGTCACGCTCATCGGCGCGAACGGCGCCGGAAAGTCCACCACGCTGCGTGTCATCTCGGGCATCGTGCGGCCGAGGCACGGCGCCGTGCGGATTCTCGGGCAGGACACCCGCGGTTGGCCGCCGCATCGGACGGCGGCGCTGGGCGTGGCGCACGTGCCCGAGGGGCGGCGCGTCTTCGCGCGGCTCACGGTGGAGGAAAATCTTCAGCTCGGCGCCTGCCTCGTCCGGGACGTGAGAGAGATCGCGCGCCGCATGGCGTACGTCTTCGAGCTCTTCCCGCGGCTGAAGGAACGGCGCGCGCAGAAGGCCGGCACCATGTCCGGCGGAGAGCAGCAGATGCTGGCCATCGGCCGCGCCCTCATGTCGAATCCGCAGGTCATCCTCCTCGACGAGCCTTCGATGGGCCTCGCGCCGGTGCTCGTCGAGCAGATCTTCGCCACCATCGCGGAACTGAACCGGGAGGGCCTCACGGTGCTTCTGGT from Clostridia bacterium carries:
- a CDS encoding ABC transporter ATP-binding protein; translated protein: MSETVIELEGVRAFYGSVEALKGVSLRVSRGEVVTLIGANGAGKSTTLRVISGIVRPRHGAVRILGQDTRGWPPHRTAALGVAHVPEGRRVFARLTVEENLQLGACLVRDVREIARRMAYVFELFPRLKERRAQKAGTMSGGEQQMLAIGRALMSNPQVILLDEPSMGLAPVLVEQIFATIAELNREGLTVLLVEQNAHQALHVAHRGYVLQTGRIVLSGDAGTLLANPDVREAYLGA